The Lujinxingia vulgaris genome segment GTTCAACGGAGAGGAGATCCCCGAGGAAGATGTCTGGCAGGGGCTCCGTTGGCTGGGGCAGCGCGTGGCGGATGACCCCCGCTTCTTCCACACGATGGTCAGCCACCTCTACCAGGTGGTGCTTCGCCGCCCGGTACTCAACAAGCCCGCGGATCCGACTGCGCCCAACTACGAGGAGCGCCTGCGCGCCTTCCGCGTACAGGATGCCTTCCTGCAGCGTGTCGCGACCCAGATGCGAAACAGCAACGAGAGTGCCCGGGTGGCCTTTCGTGAGTTGGTCTTTAGCCCCTACTTCCGCGCCGAGGACATCGACCCGCAGACGTTGACGCCCGAGCGGCAAGTGCAATTGGAAGAATTCGGCGGTCCGCGCCTTCTTCACCCCGAGGCGATGACCCGACGTATCACTTCGGTCTTCGGCCGCCAGTGGATGTGGGGCCCCTTTGAGGCCTTCGCGCCCCACCTGTACCGCTACCTCTATGGAGGCATCAACTACGACAACCTCACCGAGCGTCTCGACACGCCCAGCGGCGTCATGGGTGCCGTCTCTATGGTCATGGCCAACGAGTTGGCCTGCCAGAACGTGCCTCATGACTTTGAAGAGCCGGCCGCTCAGCGATTGCTCTTCCCCCATGTCGAGCGCGACGACCTGCCCGGCAATGCGCAGGCCGAAGCGCGCATCCGCGAGAACATCCAGCACCTTCACCTGCGCATCCTCGGTGAAGATCTGCCGGCGAACCACGCCGAGATCGACCGCACCTACGAGCTCTTCGTCGATCTCATGGAAGACGGGCAGGCCGGTATGGCTGCGGACGACCCTGACTACCCCGAGCGACTCGAAGATTACTGCCGCGGAGACTCCCTGGAGCGCGATCCCACCTATGCGGTGCGCGCCTGGGCCGGCGTGATCAGTTACCTCGTGTCCTCGTTTGAGTTCCTCTACCTCTAAGGAGGTTTCTATGAACCGTCGCGACTTCATCAAACTCGCTGGCATCGCCGGCATGACCGTTGTGTCTCCGATGGCCCTGACGCGTAGCGTTCGCGCTGAAGAGATGAACTACCCGGGCCCCTACTACGTGATGGTCAACGCCATCGGGGGCTGGGATACCACCTACCTCTGCGATCCGAAGGGCGTGAACAACATCAACCAGGCCTACGGTCAGGGAGATATTGGCTCCATCGCCTCCAGCCCCATCACGTACGCGCCGGTGGGCAACAACCAGTACTTCTTTGAGAAGTACGCCAGCGAGTTGCTCGTGCTCAACGGTGTGGATATGGCCACGACCAGCCACGCCGCCGGGGAGCGCTACGCCTGGACCGGGAGCCTGGAGAACCCGGAGTACCCGACCTTCGCTGCGCTCGCTGCCGCGGCGCATGCGCCCACCTTACCCCTCTCGTACTTGAGCTACGGGGGGCATGACGCCACCGGTGCGCTCCTGCCGCTCACACGCGTGAGCAACGTCAGCCACCTGCGTGGGCTGGCAGACCCCGACCATAAGGAGGGACACGCCAGCAAGCCCTACCACGCTCCCCGGGCCGCGGAGATGATCCGCCAGGCCGTGGATGCGCGTCACTCGGCCCGGCAGAACGCCAGCCATCTTCCCACCGAGCAGACCGCGCGAAGCGCCTTATTCACCGCCCGCATGGGCGCCCGAGAGCTGCGTCGGGTGCGCGAGCATCTTCCCAGCGAACTTCCGCGCGATAATGAGATGAAGGCTCAGGCCCTGGTGGCGCTCGCTGCCTTTAAGGCCGGGCTTTCCGTCAGCGTGAACCTGGTGCTCAACGGCTTCGACAGCCACGCGCAGAACGACAGCGAGCAGCTTCCCAAGCTGCAGCTGGTTCTCAACGCGGTGGACTTCCTGCTCGAAGAGGCCGAGCGGATGGGGCTGCGCGATCAGATCGTCGTGGTCATGGCGTCTGACTTCGGGCGCACGCCGACCTACAACCCCGACCAGGGTAAGGACCACTGGGCCATCGGATCGGTCATGGCCCTCGGTAACGGCATTCGTGGCAACCGCGTTATCGGCGCCACCGACGAGGAGCAGCGCCCCTTCAACGTCAACCCGACCTCCCTGGCGCTGGAGTATGAGGGGGTACGGCTGCGTCCGGAGCACATTCACCGCGCGCTGCGCCGTCATGCCGGCATCGCCGACAGCCCCATCGCACAGCGCTTTGCGTTGAAAGAAGACGATCTCGATATCTTCAGCTAAGCGCGACGGATATCTCCTGATCCACCCCGAGGCGACCTCCATCCAGGAGGTCGCCTCCTGTGTTTTCGGTCGGGATAACATGGAGTGCGAACGCGATGACTCGCTTGCATCGAAGGCTGCTACGTCGGAGAAGGGGGCGAAGCGATGTGTGACAACAGAACCAGGAGGAGATGATGACGGACACCCTCAAGCACGCGACATCCACGACGTCGCTGGCGGAGTTGGCCAAAGCCCACGCGCACACCGCGATGGCCTCGACCGCGGGCCACGATATGGCGCACCTGGAGCGGGTGCACCGCGTCGCGATGATGCTATGGGAGCAAGAGGGAGGGGACCGCGAGGTGATCGAGGTTGCCGCCTGGCTGCATGATCTGGTGAACCTGCCCAAAGACCATCCCAATCGCCGCGATGCCTCAACCCTCTCGGCCGAGGCTGCATTGACGTGGGTCGGAGAGCGGATGAGCTCGGAGCAACGCGACCTGCTCTTTGAGGCGATCCAGCGGCACTCGTATTCGGCGAGTTTTGTGCCGGAATCGCTCGAGGCGAAGATCGTGTGCGATGCTGATCGTCTCGACGCGCTCGGAGCGGTCGGGTTGATGCGCACGCTGGAGACGGGCGGAGCGCTGGGTCGCGCGTCTTTTCACACCGACGATCCCTTTTGTACGGCGCGCGAACCGGATGACGGCGTCTTCACCCTGGACCACGTCTTTGCCAAGCTCTTCAAGCTGCCCGCGATGCTGCACACGGACGCGGCCCGTCGCGTCGCGCGACGTCGGATCGCGGTGATGGAAGACTTCTTAAAGGCTCTGGGCGATGAAGTGGGCCACCCTTACTCGCGTTGAGCCTCAGCCGCCAAAGATCGATCGGGCGATACGGTAGGTCTGCAGGTAGGCCTCGACGGTGGGTTCGATGGGACGAGCGTAGCCGCCGCCGAGTGTCAACGCGACAGGGACGTTTCGGTGGTAGGCCTGGGAGAGCACCATGCGGTCGCGCTCAGCAAGCCCTCGTAGTGTGAGGTTCATGCGACCCAGGCTGTCTTCGGCCAGCGGATCGACGCCGGCCTGGTAAATAATGAGCTCGGGACGGTGACGCCAGACGGATTCCAGCGCCTGTTCCAGCGCGCCAAGGTAGGTGGCATCGTCGCAGCTGTCGGGAAGCGCGACGTCGAGGTCGCTCGCAGGTTTATGAAAGGGGTAATTCTTTTCGCAATGCACGCTCAAGGTGAAGACGTCGGGGGTGTCTTTGAGGATTGTCGCGCTGCCATCGCCCTGATGCACATCCAGGTCGACGATCGCCACGCGTCGGACGTCTCCGCTGGCGATGAGGGAGAGCGCAGCGATGGCAAGATCGTTGAACACACAGAACCCGCCCCCCTGATCGCGATGGGCGTGGTGAGTGCCGCCGGCAAGGTTGCCGCTGATGCCGGATTCGAGGGCATGGAGGGTGGCGAGCAGGGTGCCACCCATGGAGGTACGAACCCGCTCAACAAAAGCCTCGCTCCAGGGCAGACCAATGCGTCGTATCGCGGATCGTTCCAGCGTCCCCGCCAGGAAGGCCTCGACGTAGGCGGGATCATGCGCGGCGATGAGCTGGGCAGGTTCTAAGGCCGGCGACGGATGGAGCTGGCCCGGGCTCGCCACGCCTTCTTCCAGGAGGGCGCGGTGGAGCATTCCGTACTTGGCCATCGGGAAGCGGTGCCCGGGAGGCAGCGGAACCTGCACATGATCGTTATAATAGATCTTCAAAGGGGACTCAGGCGGGGTCGGCCTCGGTGACGACGGGAAGGCTGGCGCTGGCCTCGGTGTGCTGGCGCTCCGGGCGGTCGCTACCTGCGATCCAACCCCGCGCTGCCGGCAGGGCCAGACCAAGAAAGAGCAGCGCGAGCCCGCCGGCCACGCTTTGCACGCTGAGCGGCTGTCCTTCAGCCAGCACGACGGCGATAAGCGCCCAGACAAAGACCAGCGCGACCGCGGGCTCATCAAGACCTATGCGCAGCGCCACGCCGATCACGGCGGCGGCCAGGAGCATGATGACCGCCCAGGTCGCCGCGCTCAAGCCCCATCCCTGCCACCCGGCGATGACGAGCACGCTGGAGGCGTTGAGTACCGTCGCGAGCGTCAGCCAGCCGCAGTAGGTGCCCAGCGGCCAGCGAATCACACGCGCCAGCGACCAGCCCTCGCGCAGCGTCGGGTCGGGGTGCCCCTGCTGTGCGGCGAACGCCCGGTAAAGCCACAACGCGCTGGCAAGTTGTCCGACGATCACCACGAGCGCCCAGCCGAAGAGCAGGCTCTGCCAGACGAGCAACCACGCGGCATTGAAAAGCATGTTGATGATCAGCGGCAACCTCGCGCGGGAGTAGCGCTCTTGCCGGGCAAAGCGCGGCACGATCTGAGCGACCGCCAGCGCGAGGATGCCTGCGTAGATAAACCCCCAGACAGCGAAGGCGTATCCTGCCGGGATGATCAGCACCTCCTCAAAGAAGCGGTCGGAGATGGCTCCCACCGAGCGACCGGGGGCGGCCGCAAGCTGAGGCAGGGTGATCGCCAGGGGCGGAATGATGAGCGCGAGTACTTTGAGCAGGAGCGAGCGCATACGACGTCTCGTGTAGGGGAGCGGAGTCACCTCGACCTAAGTAAAAGCACGAGAGCGCGCGGGAGAAGCATCTCCCTTGCGAAGGGAGGCGCATCTGGCGCAGACTTTCTCCCACCTGCTTTCTCTCAAATGCTCAAACGGCCGATGTGTCTAACGGCCTGATGTATGGAGTGGTGATGCGACACGATGCTCTGGTTCGATCATGTATGGCGGCCTGCGCGCTGGGCGCCTTTTTTCTTCTGAACCCGATTGCGCTGGGGTGTGGGGACGAGGCTGTGGAGGGCTACAGCTTTGGCGCCAGCGAGATGGCCGAGGTTGTGGTGGGCCAGTGGTCCGGCAATCTCACCTACGAGGGGGCGGAGGTGGCGTTTACGCTGACGCTGGAGCCGGCGCCTGTCGAC includes the following:
- a CDS encoding tryptophan-rich sensory protein; its protein translation is MRSLLLKVLALIIPPLAITLPQLAAAPGRSVGAISDRFFEEVLIIPAGYAFAVWGFIYAGILALAVAQIVPRFARQERYSRARLPLIINMLFNAAWLLVWQSLLFGWALVVIVGQLASALWLYRAFAAQQGHPDPTLREGWSLARVIRWPLGTYCGWLTLATVLNASSVLVIAGWQGWGLSAATWAVIMLLAAAVIGVALRIGLDEPAVALVFVWALIAVVLAEGQPLSVQSVAGGLALLFLGLALPAARGWIAGSDRPERQHTEASASLPVVTEADPA
- a CDS encoding HD domain-containing protein; its protein translation is MTDTLKHATSTTSLAELAKAHAHTAMASTAGHDMAHLERVHRVAMMLWEQEGGDREVIEVAAWLHDLVNLPKDHPNRRDASTLSAEAALTWVGERMSSEQRDLLFEAIQRHSYSASFVPESLEAKIVCDADRLDALGAVGLMRTLETGGALGRASFHTDDPFCTAREPDDGVFTLDHVFAKLFKLPAMLHTDAARRVARRRIAVMEDFLKALGDEVGHPYSR
- a CDS encoding histone deacetylase family protein — protein: MKIYYNDHVQVPLPPGHRFPMAKYGMLHRALLEEGVASPGQLHPSPALEPAQLIAAHDPAYVEAFLAGTLERSAIRRIGLPWSEAFVERVRTSMGGTLLATLHALESGISGNLAGGTHHAHRDQGGGFCVFNDLAIAALSLIASGDVRRVAIVDLDVHQGDGSATILKDTPDVFTLSVHCEKNYPFHKPASDLDVALPDSCDDATYLGALEQALESVWRHRPELIIYQAGVDPLAEDSLGRMNLTLRGLAERDRMVLSQAYHRNVPVALTLGGGYARPIEPTVEAYLQTYRIARSIFGG
- a CDS encoding DUF1501 domain-containing protein; protein product: MNRRDFIKLAGIAGMTVVSPMALTRSVRAEEMNYPGPYYVMVNAIGGWDTTYLCDPKGVNNINQAYGQGDIGSIASSPITYAPVGNNQYFFEKYASELLVLNGVDMATTSHAAGERYAWTGSLENPEYPTFAALAAAAHAPTLPLSYLSYGGHDATGALLPLTRVSNVSHLRGLADPDHKEGHASKPYHAPRAAEMIRQAVDARHSARQNASHLPTEQTARSALFTARMGARELRRVREHLPSELPRDNEMKAQALVALAAFKAGLSVSVNLVLNGFDSHAQNDSEQLPKLQLVLNAVDFLLEEAERMGLRDQIVVVMASDFGRTPTYNPDQGKDHWAIGSVMALGNGIRGNRVIGATDEEQRPFNVNPTSLALEYEGVRLRPEHIHRALRRHAGIADSPIAQRFALKEDDLDIFS